The Deinococcus puniceus genome segment AGGTCTAGGCCCGATTGAATCAGGGCGGCCATCTTGTACCACGTCTCGAACATCTCGCGCCCGTAGATGCCTTTGATGGTCAGCATCTTGAAGATAACGGCGTTCCAGTCGATGTCTACGCGGCCCGCCGGAATGCCCAGCAAGGCGATTTTTCCGCCGTTGTTCATCACGCCCACCATCTGGGCAAAGGCCGGACTGCTGCCGCTCATCTCTAGGCCCACGTCGAAGCCCTCGGTCATGCCCAGTTCTGTCGTCGCCACCGTCCAGAGGTCTTCGCGGGCCACGTTCACCGCCCGTGTGGCTCCCATCTTGCGGGCCAAGTCTAGGCGGTAGTCATTGATATCGGTGACCACCACTTGCCGCGCTCCAGCATGTTTGGCAACGGCGGCGGCCATCACGCCAATCGGCCCCGCGCCCGTGATCAGCACGTCTTCGCCCACCAGATCAAAACTCAGGGCGGTATGCACGGCATTCCCAAATGGGTCAAAGATGGCCGCCACCTCATCCGAAATA includes the following:
- the tdh gene encoding L-threonine 3-dehydrogenase, producing MRALSKQHAREGIWMIETDVPTPGPNDLLIRVKKSSICGTDVHIYKWDEWAQHTIPVPMVVGHEYVGVVAGMGSEVRGFVVGDRVSGEGHVTCGHCRNCRAGRRHLCRNTLGVGVNRPGSFAEYLVLPAFNAFKIPDDISDEVAAIFDPFGNAVHTALSFDLVGEDVLITGAGPIGVMAAAVAKHAGARQVVVTDINDYRLDLARKMGATRAVNVAREDLWTVATTELGMTEGFDVGLEMSGSSPAFAQMVGVMNNGGKIALLGIPAGRVDIDWNAVIFKMLTIKGIYGREMFETWYKMAALIQSGLDLTPILTHRFGIDDFQQGFDAMLGGQSGKVILDW